One genomic region from Salipiger sp. CCB-MM3 encodes:
- a CDS encoding oligosaccharide flippase family protein produces MSLPKPIRAPRSAPFARNLLSYGASEVAAKASRLLVVIAVARSMEAEAIGLAAAALAAADILKALTENGVGQRIIAAPEERLEATCATARRIFTAWCSGLFVLQLALAGGLYLCGGSALVAGLIALLALEYLFMPAGLVQAALAMREGKMQQTAAIAGGQVVGANLMAAALALLWPGALALVLPRILAAPIWLICMRRLRPWSPAPRADRAPLSEFTGFGVTVLAIEIVKALRLQADKLLIGLLMGPEVLGLYFLAFNAGLGLASSFSVAVSVVIFPHLCRAEDRPGALRQGIVLSLAVIAPVVMLQAALAPFYVPLLFGAGWEGIAEVVSILCLAAIPMSLWSNAAGWLRAEMRTGQELKATALLTAALLLNTALMAPFGLTALAWGYLATACITMGAASLPALAAGFGPRPQRS; encoded by the coding sequence ATGTCCCTGCCAAAACCCATCAGAGCGCCACGCAGCGCGCCTTTCGCGCGGAACCTGCTGTCCTATGGCGCGTCCGAGGTGGCGGCGAAGGCCTCGCGCCTGCTGGTGGTGATCGCCGTGGCACGCAGCATGGAGGCAGAGGCCATCGGCCTCGCCGCCGCCGCGCTGGCGGCTGCGGACATCCTCAAGGCGCTGACCGAGAACGGCGTGGGCCAGCGCATCATCGCGGCGCCCGAGGAACGGCTCGAGGCCACCTGCGCCACCGCGCGGCGCATCTTCACCGCATGGTGCAGCGGGCTCTTCGTGTTGCAGCTCGCCCTTGCCGGGGGGCTGTACCTTTGTGGCGGCAGCGCCTTGGTCGCCGGGCTGATCGCGCTTCTGGCGCTGGAGTATCTCTTTATGCCTGCGGGGCTGGTGCAGGCCGCGCTGGCCATGCGCGAGGGCAAGATGCAGCAGACCGCCGCCATCGCAGGCGGGCAGGTGGTGGGCGCGAACCTCATGGCGGCGGCGCTGGCGCTGCTTTGGCCCGGCGCGCTGGCGCTGGTGCTGCCGCGCATCCTTGCAGCGCCGATCTGGCTGATCTGCATGCGCCGCCTGCGCCCATGGTCCCCTGCGCCGCGCGCAGACCGCGCGCCGCTGTCGGAGTTCACCGGCTTTGGCGTGACGGTGCTGGCGATCGAGATCGTCAAGGCTCTGCGCCTGCAGGCCGACAAACTGCTCATCGGCCTGCTGATGGGGCCAGAGGTGCTGGGGCTCTACTTCCTGGCCTTCAATGCAGGGCTCGGGCTCGCGTCGTCCTTCTCGGTCGCGGTGTCGGTGGTGATCTTCCCGCATCTGTGCCGCGCCGAGGACCGCCCCGGTGCGCTGCGCCAAGGCATCGTGTTGAGCCTCGCGGTCATTGCGCCCGTGGTGATGCTGCAGGCGGCGCTGGCCCCCTTCTATGTGCCGCTGCTCTTCGGCGCGGGCTGGGAGGGCATCGCCGAGGTGGTCAGCATCCTGTGCCTCGCCGCGATCCCTATGAGCCTCTGGTCGAACGCCGCGGGCTGGCTGCGCGCCGAGATGCGCACCGGGCAGGAACTGAAGGCGACGGCGCTGCTCACCGCCGCGCTGCTGCTGAACACCGCGCTGATGGCCCCCTTCGGACTTACCGCGCTGGCCTGGGGCTATCTCGCCACCGCCTGCATCACCATGGGCGCGGCCTCGCTTCCCGCCCTCGCCGCGGGCTTCGGCCCGCGCCCGCAAAGGAGCTGA
- a CDS encoding glycosyltransferase family 2 protein gives MPRFSIILPCYQAEATIAQTLASLQAQKFSDWEALCVDDGSRDATRDLLRYAAAGDRRIRVLRNPGKGPSDARNHGAAEAVGEVLAFCDADDLWTPDKLTILDRAFAAPDCDGAFGRIAFFEHRPEDSMTLSSVPQCALTIPMLLGENPVCTMSNIALRREVFARSGGLRRDMIHNEDLDWLIRLVGQGARLQPIDRVLVHYRVSPSGLSADLDAMRAGRAVALESAARFGFAPQPGDEAVHLRYLARRALRVGMGGTAALGLALHGLRLAPRRFLTPLHRGGGTLAGAVLAPLLPAPLRRTLFSR, from the coding sequence ATGCCCCGTTTCTCAATCATCCTGCCGTGCTATCAGGCCGAGGCGACCATCGCGCAGACGCTTGCCAGCCTGCAGGCGCAGAAATTCTCGGACTGGGAGGCGCTCTGCGTCGACGACGGCTCGCGCGATGCCACTCGCGATCTGCTGCGCTACGCCGCTGCCGGAGACCGGCGGATCAGGGTGCTGCGCAATCCCGGCAAGGGACCGTCGGATGCGCGCAACCATGGCGCCGCCGAAGCGGTGGGCGAGGTGCTTGCCTTTTGCGATGCCGACGATCTGTGGACGCCGGACAAACTGACGATCCTCGACCGGGCCTTTGCCGCACCGGACTGCGACGGGGCCTTCGGGCGGATCGCCTTCTTCGAGCATCGCCCCGAGGATTCGATGACCCTCTCCAGCGTGCCGCAATGCGCGCTGACCATCCCCATGCTGCTGGGGGAGAACCCGGTGTGCACCATGTCCAACATCGCCCTGCGCCGCGAGGTCTTTGCCCGCAGCGGTGGTCTGCGGCGCGACATGATCCACAACGAGGATCTCGACTGGCTGATCCGGCTGGTGGGGCAGGGTGCGCGGCTGCAGCCCATCGACCGCGTGCTGGTGCATTACCGCGTCTCGCCCTCTGGTCTGTCGGCTGATCTTGATGCCATGCGGGCCGGGCGCGCGGTGGCGCTTGAAAGCGCGGCGCGCTTTGGGTTTGCGCCCCAGCCCGGCGATGAGGCCGTGCATCTGCGCTATCTTGCGCGCCGGGCGCTGCGCGTCGGCATGGGCGGCACGGCCGCTCTGGGGCTGGCGCTGCACGGGCTGAGGCTGGCCCCTCGGCGCTTTCTCACGCCGCTGCACCGGGGCGGCGGCACGCTGGCGGGCGCTGTTCTCGCGCCGCTGCTTCCCGCACCGCTGCGCCGCACGCTGTTCTCGCGCTGA
- a CDS encoding glycosyltransferase family 2 protein — MTHAKTQSKTNAAPTASIIVPAFNAEATLGETLASLRLQTLSDLEIIVVDDGSTDQTPQIAAKIAAADPRVRLIRQANRGLAGARNSGIAAARASYIGFCDADDHWAPGKLAAHVAHLEANPHVGLSFAGSLLMTETGAPMRRAQRPRLKAIGATHVFKRNPVGNGSVPVMRREALAALAWRPAQERERDWVFDETFRQSEDIECWLRLALTTDWEIEGIPGLLTRYRITSGGLSAATERQYAAWERMVEKLTPLDPHFFARHAPAARAYQLRYLARRAISDGRGAEARRLLRRALLCSPRPLIEEPLRSAVTIAAALLVDGPLGRILYRAATRPATA; from the coding sequence ATGACCCACGCCAAGACCCAATCCAAGACCAACGCCGCGCCCACCGCCTCGATCATCGTGCCCGCTTTCAATGCCGAGGCCACGCTGGGCGAGACTCTGGCCAGCCTGCGCCTGCAGACCCTTTCGGACCTCGAGATCATCGTGGTCGACGACGGCTCGACGGACCAGACGCCGCAGATCGCCGCCAAGATCGCTGCGGCGGACCCGCGCGTGCGCCTGATCCGGCAGGCCAATCGCGGGCTTGCCGGGGCGCGCAACAGCGGTATCGCGGCGGCCCGCGCCAGCTACATCGGGTTTTGCGATGCCGACGACCATTGGGCTCCGGGAAAGCTCGCGGCCCATGTGGCGCATCTGGAGGCGAACCCGCATGTGGGTCTGTCGTTTGCCGGGTCGCTGCTGATGACCGAGACCGGCGCGCCCATGCGCCGTGCGCAGCGACCGCGGCTGAAGGCCATCGGTGCGACCCATGTTTTCAAGCGCAACCCGGTGGGCAATGGCTCGGTGCCGGTGATGCGGCGCGAGGCGCTGGCCGCGCTCGCATGGCGTCCGGCGCAAGAGCGCGAGCGGGACTGGGTCTTTGACGAGACCTTTCGCCAGTCCGAGGACATCGAATGCTGGCTGCGGCTCGCGCTGACCACCGATTGGGAGATCGAGGGCATTCCGGGGCTGCTGACCCGCTACCGGATCACCTCGGGCGGGCTCAGCGCGGCGACCGAGCGGCAATACGCGGCGTGGGAGCGCATGGTCGAGAAACTGACGCCGCTCGATCCGCATTTCTTCGCCCGCCATGCGCCCGCCGCGCGCGCCTATCAGCTGCGCTATCTGGCGCGCCGGGCGATCAGTGACGGGCGCGGGGCCGAGGCGCGCAGGCTGCTGCGCCGCGCGCTGCTTTGCTCGCCCCGCCCGCTGATCGAAGAGCCTCTGCGCTCTGCAGTGACGATCGCCGCCGCGCTGCTCGTCGATGGCCCGCTTGGCCGCATTCTATACCGCGCCGCCACCCGGCCCGCCACGGCCTGA
- a CDS encoding glycosyltransferase produces the protein MTFFSAIAASHPDRPRVVHLVDDTTAGGVMRYLEFLRCDATLAAEAEHVLLPVARGAVGRLSLPAGIIVSHLSINWRALPGLIALRARHPSARLIHVEHSYTASFAALNVPSRARFFTLLRSAYALFDKVVAVSAAQGDWLRTRRLVPWERLAVIRPVVDLSAFAALPAPRGQGRVIGAFGRLDRQKGFDTLISAFRAVPDADKALHIYGAGDDLAALQAQAGGDPRIRFLGHVADPARAMAEVDVVAMPSRWEAYGIAALEARVAGRPLITSGADGLRDHAGAGVTQVSPAALTELTEALRGGHAPGLPPSARQVLAAGSEHAVRRGWSELLGLAAPDVGTAPEEVAALA, from the coding sequence ATGACCTTTTTCAGCGCCATCGCCGCGTCCCACCCCGACCGCCCGCGCGTGGTTCATCTTGTGGATGACACCACCGCCGGAGGGGTGATGCGATACCTCGAATTTCTGCGCTGCGATGCCACCTTGGCCGCAGAGGCCGAGCATGTGCTGCTGCCGGTGGCGCGCGGCGCCGTGGGGCGGCTGTCGCTTCCGGCGGGCATCATCGTCTCGCATCTGTCGATCAATTGGCGCGCCCTGCCGGGGCTGATCGCGCTGCGCGCCCGGCATCCGTCCGCCCGTCTGATCCATGTGGAGCACAGCTATACCGCCAGTTTCGCCGCGCTGAACGTGCCCAGCCGGGCGCGCTTTTTCACCCTTCTGCGCAGCGCCTATGCGCTCTTTGACAAGGTGGTGGCGGTGAGCGCGGCGCAGGGTGACTGGCTGCGGACGCGGCGGCTGGTGCCATGGGAGCGGCTCGCGGTGATCCGGCCCGTGGTCGACCTGTCGGCTTTTGCGGCGCTGCCTGCGCCGCGCGGGCAGGGGCGGGTGATCGGGGCCTTCGGGCGGCTCGACCGGCAAAAGGGCTTCGATACGCTGATCTCTGCCTTTCGCGCGGTGCCGGACGCCGACAAGGCGCTGCACATCTACGGCGCCGGCGATGATCTGGCGGCGCTGCAGGCGCAGGCCGGAGGCGACCCGCGCATCCGCTTTCTCGGCCATGTGGCGGATCCAGCGCGGGCCATGGCAGAGGTCGATGTCGTCGCCATGCCGTCGCGCTGGGAAGCCTATGGCATCGCTGCTCTCGAGGCGCGCGTGGCGGGGCGTCCGCTGATCACCAGCGGCGCGGACGGGCTGCGGGATCATGCGGGCGCGGGGGTGACGCAGGTCTCTCCGGCGGCGCTGACCGAACTGACCGAAGCGCTGCGGGGCGGGCACGCTCCGGGGCTTCCGCCAAGCGCGCGGCAGGTGCTGGCGGCGGGGTCGGAACATGCGGTGCGCCGGGGCTGGTCAGAGCTACTTGGACTGGCGGCACCGGATGTGGGGACAGCGCCAGAAGAGGTCGCGGCGCTCGCCTAG
- a CDS encoding FadR/GntR family transcriptional regulator, whose protein sequence is MSDFELPENLGHDGAAARPVKASEALDTLGRRIVAGEYPVEETLPVEASLMEDLGVSRTTLREAIRTLVALGLVEVRTRIGTRVLPRKHWNLLNRDVLRWMMPLDGFNVELMGSIDEAREVFEPAAAGFAAERASRAAITAIRVAYDKMEAAAESGDAVAAIRADREFHLAILAATGNPIIEAFDTAIDAVLGQLFRVAIEMHMENFRNNLINHRNVLDAIERKDAAAARQAMLETIWFTRRHLERHKLTKTFS, encoded by the coding sequence GTGAGCGATTTCGAACTGCCGGAAAATCTGGGACATGACGGCGCCGCCGCGCGCCCGGTGAAGGCGTCCGAGGCCCTCGACACGCTGGGCCGGCGCATCGTCGCTGGCGAGTATCCGGTGGAGGAGACCCTGCCGGTCGAGGCCAGCCTCATGGAGGATCTGGGGGTCAGTCGCACCACCCTGCGCGAAGCGATCCGCACGCTCGTGGCGCTTGGGCTGGTTGAAGTGCGCACCCGCATCGGCACCCGCGTGCTGCCGCGCAAGCATTGGAACCTTCTGAACCGCGACGTGCTGCGCTGGATGATGCCGCTCGATGGATTCAACGTGGAATTGATGGGCTCGATCGACGAGGCCCGCGAAGTCTTTGAGCCCGCCGCCGCCGGTTTTGCCGCCGAGCGGGCGAGCCGCGCCGCGATCACCGCGATCCGCGTCGCCTATGACAAGATGGAAGCCGCCGCCGAAAGCGGCGACGCCGTGGCCGCGATCCGCGCCGACCGCGAGTTTCACCTCGCCATTCTGGCGGCGACCGGCAATCCGATCATCGAAGCCTTTGACACCGCCATCGATGCCGTTCTGGGACAGCTGTTCCGGGTCGCCATCGAAATGCACATGGAAAATTTTCGCAACAATCTGATCAACCACCGCAACGTGCTTGACGCCATCGAGCGCAAGGACGCGGCGGCTGCCCGACAGGCGATGCTGGAAACCATCTGGTTCACGCGTCGGCACCTGGAAAGGCACAAACTGACCAAGACATTCAGCTAA
- a CDS encoding tripartite tricarboxylate transporter substrate binding protein, translating into MLKKMTFASIALLAAAGTAMAEYPEKPITMIVPWNAGGGTDAVARMLAKGLEAELGTNVAVVNRSGGAGVVGHNAMVTAPTDGYTIGFATAEMVTYYWTGNAEFTDEDFTPIGLVNFDSGAFHVAAGSDWETVGDAVEAIKAEPAGTFKMSGTAVGAAYHLAFAGFLQQQGVDPLKVTMVPSQGAAPGFQELAAGGVQIIPSSLPEGKTMMDAGRSKALAVFAEERNPAFPDVPTAEEQTGEAYSGGTWRGVVGPKDMDAEAAAKLEAAVKTVFDSEEFQNFMSQQGFGARYLDASGFGEFLDETQTSVGEVMNAIGLAQRGS; encoded by the coding sequence ATGCTGAAGAAAATGACGTTCGCGAGCATTGCACTGCTCGCGGCGGCCGGCACCGCTATGGCCGAATACCCCGAAAAGCCGATCACCATGATCGTGCCGTGGAACGCCGGTGGCGGCACCGATGCCGTGGCGCGGATGCTGGCCAAGGGCCTCGAGGCCGAGCTTGGCACCAATGTCGCCGTGGTGAACCGCTCGGGCGGCGCCGGTGTGGTCGGCCATAACGCCATGGTCACCGCGCCGACGGATGGCTACACCATCGGCTTCGCCACCGCCGAGATGGTCACCTACTACTGGACCGGCAACGCCGAGTTCACCGACGAGGACTTCACCCCCATCGGGCTGGTGAACTTCGACAGCGGCGCCTTCCATGTGGCGGCGGGCAGCGATTGGGAAACCGTGGGCGACGCGGTCGAGGCGATCAAGGCCGAGCCCGCTGGCACCTTCAAGATGTCCGGCACCGCCGTTGGCGCGGCCTATCACCTCGCCTTCGCGGGCTTTCTGCAGCAGCAGGGCGTCGACCCGCTGAAAGTGACCATGGTGCCCTCGCAGGGTGCGGCTCCGGGCTTCCAAGAATTGGCTGCTGGCGGCGTGCAGATCATCCCGTCGTCGCTGCCCGAGGGCAAAACGATGATGGACGCGGGCCGCTCCAAGGCGCTCGCGGTCTTTGCCGAAGAGCGCAACCCGGCGTTCCCCGACGTGCCCACCGCCGAAGAGCAGACCGGTGAGGCTTATTCCGGCGGCACATGGCGCGGCGTTGTCGGCCCCAAGGACATGGATGCGGAGGCCGCCGCCAAGCTCGAAGCCGCGGTGAAGACCGTCTTCGACAGCGAGGAGTTCCAGAACTTCATGTCGCAGCAGGGCTTTGGCGCCCGCTATCTGGATGCCTCCGGGTTCGGCGAGTTCCTCGATGAGACCCAGACCAGCGTGGGTGAGGTGATGAACGCCATCGGCCTCGCGCAGCGCGGCAGCTGA
- a CDS encoding tripartite tricarboxylate transporter TctB family protein, with the protein MRLPDIWTGLGFAVLGIFVVLQAQGFPEPAGAASPRLFPRIIGGAFVLFGLMIAGRSLAARLQGGDVRLVPQMEDWMRSPNRLARIVFIPLAIVLYGLLAPLLGSLPVSVVLVFVSALLWDERPVAAALVAVGVCLAVTLFFIEVMRVPLPTGPFPGALF; encoded by the coding sequence ATGCGGCTTCCGGATATCTGGACCGGGCTGGGTTTTGCGGTGCTGGGGATCTTCGTGGTCCTGCAGGCGCAGGGCTTCCCCGAACCTGCGGGGGCCGCGTCGCCTCGGCTCTTCCCGCGTATCATCGGCGGTGCCTTCGTGCTGTTCGGCCTGATGATCGCGGGGCGCAGCCTTGCGGCGCGTCTGCAGGGCGGCGACGTGCGGCTGGTGCCGCAGATGGAAGACTGGATGCGCAGCCCCAATCGGCTGGCGCGGATCGTCTTCATCCCCTTGGCGATCGTGCTCTACGGGCTGCTGGCGCCGTTGCTGGGCTCGCTGCCGGTGTCGGTGGTGCTGGTCTTCGTCAGCGCGCTGCTTTGGGACGAGCGCCCGGTTGCGGCGGCGCTTGTGGCGGTCGGCGTCTGTCTCGCCGTGACGCTCTTCTTCATCGAAGTGATGCGCGTGCCGCTGCCGACCGGGCCGTTCCCCGGCGCGCTGTTCTGA
- a CDS encoding tripartite tricarboxylate transporter permease: MDVLISAFHMVFAFDVLGVILLGSAFGLFVGATPGLSATMAVALLVPVTFFLSPVAAIGAIVSCSAMSIFAGDIPGALLRIPGTPASAAYMRELDALNQKGRLDLALGTSMMVAVIGGLIGTAILVVAAPQLAEVALLFSTYEYFWLALLGLSCATLVAGRDRLKGTVSLLLGLFLTMIGLDVTTGLPRYTFGLIDLQAGISLIAVMIGAFAVAEILRSAQNPLETPEKPAKAGLSILRGQGRNLWTHKGAVARGSILGTLIGALPGAGADIAAWIAYAVSQRFSKKADNYGKGEPEAIAGAASANNAALSGSYVPALVFGIPGDSITAIVVGVLVLKGIQPGPMVFITSPDLVNAIYIVFVLANLLIIPLGLLAIIGGRQLLGVRMGKLYPSILLLCVLGTFATNNSLFDLWTLAAVGVLVWIMEANDYPAAPLVLGLVLGRVVEENFMSSMIKADGNLLAFFERPIAGVLGVITLLVWLAPPALALLRRLSGRSGGRQSSLANEGKS, from the coding sequence ATGGATGTTCTGATTTCAGCTTTTCACATGGTGTTCGCCTTCGACGTGCTGGGGGTGATCCTGCTGGGCTCGGCCTTCGGCCTTTTCGTCGGCGCGACCCCGGGCCTCAGCGCGACCATGGCGGTGGCGCTGCTGGTGCCGGTGACCTTCTTTCTGTCCCCGGTCGCGGCGATCGGCGCGATCGTCTCCTGCTCGGCCATGTCGATCTTTGCGGGCGACATTCCCGGCGCGCTGCTGCGCATTCCCGGCACGCCCGCCTCTGCCGCCTATATGCGCGAGCTTGATGCGCTGAACCAGAAGGGGCGGCTCGACCTGGCGCTTGGCACCTCGATGATGGTGGCGGTGATCGGCGGCCTCATCGGCACCGCGATCCTTGTCGTCGCCGCGCCGCAACTGGCCGAGGTGGCGCTGCTCTTCTCGACTTATGAGTACTTCTGGCTGGCGCTGCTGGGCCTCTCCTGTGCCACGCTGGTGGCGGGGCGCGACCGGCTCAAGGGCACGGTGTCGCTGCTGCTGGGGCTGTTCCTGACGATGATCGGCCTCGACGTCACCACCGGCCTGCCGCGCTACACCTTCGGGTTGATCGATCTGCAGGCGGGGATCTCGCTGATTGCCGTGATGATCGGTGCTTTCGCCGTGGCCGAGATCCTGCGTTCGGCGCAGAACCCGCTGGAGACGCCCGAAAAACCCGCCAAGGCCGGGCTCTCGATCCTCCGCGGGCAGGGCCGCAATCTTTGGACCCATAAGGGCGCGGTGGCGCGCGGCAGTATCCTTGGCACGCTCATCGGTGCGCTGCCGGGGGCCGGTGCGGATATCGCGGCGTGGATCGCCTATGCGGTCAGCCAGCGGTTCTCGAAGAAGGCTGACAACTACGGCAAGGGCGAGCCCGAGGCCATCGCGGGCGCGGCTTCGGCCAACAATGCGGCGCTGTCGGGCAGTTACGTTCCGGCGTTGGTCTTTGGCATCCCCGGAGACTCGATCACCGCCATCGTCGTGGGCGTTCTGGTGCTCAAGGGCATCCAGCCGGGGCCTATGGTGTTCATCACCTCGCCCGATCTGGTCAACGCGATCTACATCGTCTTCGTGCTGGCGAACCTGCTGATCATCCCGCTCGGCCTCTTGGCCATCATCGGCGGGCGGCAGCTGCTGGGCGTGCGCATGGGCAAGCTCTACCCGTCGATCCTGCTGCTCTGCGTGCTTGGCACTTTCGCCACCAACAATTCGCTCTTTGATCTGTGGACCCTGGCCGCCGTTGGCGTGCTGGTCTGGATCATGGAGGCAAACGACTACCCGGCTGCGCCGCTGGTACTGGGCCTCGTGCTTGGCCGCGTCGTGGAGGAGAATTTCATGTCCAGCATGATCAAGGCGGACGGCAATCTGCTCGCCTTCTTCGAACGGCCCATCGCCGGGGTGCTGGGCGTGATTACCCTGCTGGTCTGGCTCGCGCCGCCAGCACTGGCCCTGCTGCGCCGCCTCTCCGGGCGCAGCGGTGGTCGCCAAAGCTCTCTCGCAAACGAAGGGAAATCCTAA
- a CDS encoding 2,4'-dihydroxyacetophenone dioxygenase family protein: protein MYDSMTGSTHSLAPPEIAEMAIPEDERVWVPQAPGVWFRPLLLNTMAGQWCNLLRVRKSGVLSKHLHPAPVVGYVIKGRWHYLEHDWVAETGSFVFEPPGEIHTLTVPEDCEEMITFFNIQGCMYYVDEDNKHTGFEDVFTKIDMCRKHYEEVGLGASYLDQFIR from the coding sequence ATGTACGATTCAATGACTGGATCGACCCATTCGCTCGCCCCGCCCGAGATCGCCGAAATGGCGATCCCCGAGGACGAGCGGGTCTGGGTCCCGCAGGCTCCGGGCGTCTGGTTCCGCCCGCTGCTGCTCAACACGATGGCCGGGCAGTGGTGCAACCTGCTGCGTGTGCGCAAGTCGGGCGTGCTGAGCAAGCACCTGCATCCCGCGCCGGTGGTCGGCTATGTGATCAAGGGCCGCTGGCACTACCTCGAGCATGATTGGGTTGCCGAGACCGGGTCCTTCGTGTTCGAGCCGCCGGGCGAGATCCACACGCTGACGGTTCCCGAGGATTGCGAAGAGATGATCACCTTCTTCAACATCCAAGGCTGCATGTACTACGTCGACGAGGACAACAAGCACACCGGTTTCGAGGATGTGTTCACCAAGATCGACATGTGCCGCAAGCACTATGAGGAAGTCGGGCTTGGCGCGAGCTACCTCGACCAGTTCATCAGATGA